The Nitrospira sp. sequence CGTGTTCGTATAACCATGCTGCGTCCGCCCGAATACACGATCGAAGACAACCCAGAACCCGCTCCGCTTCCCATGCTGCGGCGTGAGCACGACGCCGCACAGAGCCGGACTGAGCGTCAGCGCCACAAATCCTGAGACGGTCACCGAGAGCGCAATGGTGGCCGCAAATTGTTTATACAGCGCTCCGGTGATGCCGCCGATGAATCCGACCGGCACAAACACCGAGACGAGAACCAGGACAATCGCGACGACGGGCGCCGTCACCTCGTTCATCGCCCGCTTGGCGGCTTCCTTCGCGGAAATGCGATCCTCCCGCATGTGACGTTCCACGTTCTCCACCACCACAATGGCGTCGTCCACCACAATCCCGATCGCCAGCACCATCCCGAATAGGGTAATCGTATTGATGGAGAACCCGAGCGCATAGAGACCGATGAAGGTCCCGATCAGCGACACGGGTACGGCAACGGTGGGAATGATGGTCGCGCGCCAGGTCTGCAAAAACAGGTACACAACGAGCACCACCAACACCATCGCTTCCAATAGCGTCTTCACCACTTCTTTGATCGACACTTCAATGAAACGGGTGGTGTCGTATGGGGTATCGTAGGACACGCCCGCAGGGAAATTCTTGGACAATTCCTCCATCTGAGCCCGCGTACGGCGCACCGTATCGAGCGCGTTCGCGCCGGGAGACAGGAAGGTCAGGAGAAACGTCGTGGGTTTACTGTTCCAGCGGCCCTCCAGGCCGTAAGACTGAGCCCCCAATTCAACACGTGCCACATCCTTGAGCCGAACCGTGGAGCCGTCCGGAAGAGCGCGAACGATCAGCTCCTCGAAATCCTTCACCTCCGTCAGCCGGCCTTTCGTGATGATCGGGATCGTGAGCTCCGTCCCTTTCGGAGCCGGTTCACGCCCAATAGTCCCAGCCGGGTAATCCCGATTCTGTTCACGGATGACGGCCGTAATGTCACTCGGTGTCAGGTCGAGCTTCGCCATCAGCAGCGGGTTGAGGATGATGCGCATGCTGTACGTTTGCTGTCCGAACACCAGCGCATCTCCCACGCCTCTGACCCGCTTCAGATCATCGACGATCCGAAGCGTGGCATAGTTCGACAGGAAGACGGCATCGTGTCGTGGATCGGTCGATTTGAGGGCGACCACCAACACGAGATCGGGAGACAGCTTCTTCACCGAAATCCCCTGGCGGACCACGTCCGGGGGAAGCTGAGGCTCGGCGAGTTTTTCCCGGTTCTGGGTTTGAACTTGGGCGATGTCCGGATTGGTGCCGATCTCAAACGTCAACTTGATCGAGACGTGTCCATCGTTACTGCTGGTCGATTCGTAGTACAGCAGATTGTCGACGCCGGGCAGCGTGACCTCGATCGGACGAGCGACGGCTTCGGCCGCCACTTCCGCGCTGGCACCGGGATAGTCCGCATCGATCTGCACCACCGGTGGAGTGATTTCAGGAAACTGCGCGACCGGCAGGAACTGCATGGCGAGCAGCCCCATCACAACCACAACGATCGAGACCACCGACGCGCGAATCGGCCGGTCGATAAACACATTCGAAATCACAAATGATCCTTACTGAGGAGCGGCGGGGGCAGACTCCGTCCGTGACGCATTCGCTGCGATCCATGGCACGGCCTTCACCGGCGCGCCGGGGCCGATCCTCATCAGCCCGTTCACGACGACACGGTCGCCCGTATTCAGGCCTCTATCGATCAGCCATTGATTCCCCTTCCAGTCGGACGCAATCACGTCTCGAATTTCGACCTTTTCGTCCCGATTGATCACGTAGACAAAGGGTCCTTGGGGACCTTGCAAGACGGCTCGTTGAGGAATGAGGACGGCGTCCGTTTTCGTGTCACCGGTGAACCGCACCTTCACAAACTGTCCTGGCAGCAGCGTGCGCTGTGGGTTGGGAAACGTGATTCTGACTTGACGCGAGCTGGTTTCTGTTCGCAGGCCGGGCTCCAAGAGATCAAGGGCCCCTTCATGGGCATAGGCCGTGCCATCCATGAGCGTGAGGCGGCCTCGTAACTGGTACACCCCTGGATGCGTGATTATTTTTGACTCGATATCGCGCCGCCGCTTCAGGATGAACGACTCGGGTACGTTCACGACCACATACATGGGATCGACACGGTGAATCGTGGTCAGCAAATCGGTTTGAGCCGAGACCAATCGTCCTTCATAGTAGCGGCTGCGCTCAATAATTCCGCTGATCGGCGCCGTAATGAGGGTGTTATCGAGATCGAATTGGGCCTTGATGAGATCGGCCTGTGCTCCTTGCACCGCCGCGTCGGCCGACAACTCTTCTGCGACGGCATCGTCGACATCCTTCTGACTGACCGCCTGGTCCGCCAGCAACGGCTTCACGCGAGCCAGGTCTTGCTTGGCTTGAACCACCCGCGCCTCCGCCTGCGCAATCTTGGCCTTGGCGCTCGCAGCAGCGGCCTTGAAGGGGACGGGATCGATCTGATAGAGGCGATCGCCCTTCTTCACGTCACGGCCCTCCGGATAAAAGACCGCCTTCAGGATTCCCGTGACTTGTGGGCGAATCTCCACCGGACGGGAGGCCTCTGCTTGACCGATAAATTCAGGTTCATCGGGGACCGTCTGCGTCTGCACAGTCACGACCTCCACCTGGGGCACTTCCTGTGCGGGCATCGAACCGGCTTCTTGTTTGCAGCCGACCGATAGCGTCATGGCCGCGACAACAAGCCACGCTGAGACATAGTGCGCCGATTTGCGATCCATCAACATGCCACCATCCTCTTTGAGAAGCCAATCAGCGCGCAATGGCAAGATAAACACTGCATTCTACCCAGGGGTGTGAGACGGCGGCAAGCCCAAGACAGGGAAGACTTCTCCAGATTGCGGTGAGATTTGCACGGCTGCAAGTTACGTTTCATTCGGTGTGATCATCGAACCGATTTTGTCACCATTCCTACACGACGGATGACGCCTGCCGACCCCTGTGATCTCTTCGACAATACACCGGGTCAAACAGCCCGACGCCCGCAATTCGACGCCATCCTGCCACAAGCGAGCCAGAAGCGTCTTGCCGGCGGCGTCGATAAACGTCACGCCGGTCAAATCGATCATCGTGCACTTCTGCTGATTTTCGACCACGACACGGCAATACATCTTGAGTTCCTCTACCCAGGGGCCAGCAAGACGCCCCTCTATGAGGAGCGAAACTCCCTGCAGCGCCGTATCTCGCTGACCGGTGATCTTTAACATCAGCGTATCCTTACAGGAGTCTTCCTTCGGAGGTTCGACCCAGATCACTTCTGAGTTGCGACTGCCGGTTTTGGAGAATGACCGGATCAATCACTTCCCCACATTGTACACAACGTCTGACCAGAAAATCGGCACGCGAGTGACCAACCATAGAATCGAACGACTCCTCAGCGACCATAAGTCCCGTGCATCTGAAGCATCGTGTGGAACCAGCCGGACTCTCCTGCCGGTTCAGAGTGTTTTCATATAATCCCGCCGTTGCCATGATCAACCTCCCTTGTTCAACCTTCCGCAGGTTTCATCACGGGCGCCCGCAAGACTCGATGGCCAGCCTCAAGCCGATGAGCAATGACACCGTCCAACGCCCACTTGCCTCCCCCGATCACGACAAGGGCGGCGCTCATGGCAATGACCAGCAAGTGATATTCGAAGCCTTCTCCCTGCTGCTGCCCAAACCAGTTCATGAAAAACCCCTGTGACCAATGCACAGTGG is a genomic window containing:
- a CDS encoding efflux RND transporter periplasmic adaptor subunit; translated protein: MLMDRKSAHYVSAWLVVAAMTLSVGCKQEAGSMPAQEVPQVEVVTVQTQTVPDEPEFIGQAEASRPVEIRPQVTGILKAVFYPEGRDVKKGDRLYQIDPVPFKAAAASAKAKIAQAEARVVQAKQDLARVKPLLADQAVSQKDVDDAVAEELSADAAVQGAQADLIKAQFDLDNTLITAPISGIIERSRYYEGRLVSAQTDLLTTIHRVDPMYVVVNVPESFILKRRRDIESKIITHPGVYQLRGRLTLMDGTAYAHEGALDLLEPGLRTETSSRQVRITFPNPQRTLLPGQFVKVRFTGDTKTDAVLIPQRAVLQGPQGPFVYVINRDEKVEIRDVIASDWKGNQWLIDRGLNTGDRVVVNGLMRIGPGAPVKAVPWIAANASRTESAPAAPQ